A single window of Actinoallomurus bryophytorum DNA harbors:
- a CDS encoding response regulator: MTDRSQSIEVLLVEDDPGDVLLTKEAFADNKVKNNLNIVSDGEEAAAYLRRQGVYANAARPDLILLDLNLPRKDGREVLRDIKADPELRSIPVVVLTTSEADEDILNSYALHANAYVTKPVDFDSFIRIVRQIDDFFVTVVKLPR; encoded by the coding sequence ATGACTGACCGCTCGCAATCCATCGAGGTGCTCCTCGTGGAGGACGACCCGGGCGATGTGCTCCTGACGAAAGAGGCGTTCGCCGACAACAAGGTCAAGAACAACCTCAACATCGTCAGCGACGGCGAGGAGGCCGCGGCCTACCTCCGCAGGCAGGGCGTGTACGCCAACGCCGCCCGGCCCGACCTGATCCTCCTCGACCTCAACCTCCCGCGCAAAGACGGCCGCGAGGTGCTCAGGGACATCAAGGCCGACCCGGAGCTGCGCTCCATCCCGGTCGTGGTCCTGACGACGTCGGAGGCGGACGAGGACATCCTCAACAGCTACGCCCTGCACGCCAACGCGTACGTCACCAAGCCGGTGGACTTCGACAGCTTCATCCGGATAGTGCGCCAGATCGACGACTTCTTCGTGACCGTGGTGAAACTGCCCCGCTAG
- a CDS encoding carboxylesterase/lipase family protein gives MQEITATTQGKIRGLPVDGVMAFLGIPYADAPTGPALFRAPAPAPAWDGVRDAVTLGPTVPRPPYPRPFNELLTDPNIAGGECLNVNVWTPDPGARGLPVMVWIHGGAFVYGSNAVPTCDGRAFARDGVVLVSVNYRLGAPGFALLPGAPANLGVRDQLAALAWVQDNIAAFGGDPGNVTIFGESAGAMSVTTLVAVAAGGGLFGKAIAQSGAGHIAVTRDDAARVTAELAARLGVEPTAEAFAAVDVDRLIEAQRSISEDTTTNPDPAVWGQSVVDSGMAFPPVLDGELLTARPIDMISAGTGHDIPMLVGTTTDEYRLFIASTDYLDAITPELARGVLALHGYDAAIADTYRGNRPDASAGDVLAAMTTDWFFRVPAIRLAEARADAPSPTYAYEFAWPTPVGRLGACHALEIAFVFDTLETPGTDLLTGPNAPQTLADDMHARWVAFAENGDPGWPAYAPETRAVMTFDGDDARVVHDPRADERRLWDGLV, from the coding sequence ATGCAGGAGATCACCGCCACCACGCAGGGCAAGATCCGCGGGCTGCCCGTCGACGGGGTCATGGCGTTCCTCGGCATCCCGTACGCCGACGCGCCGACCGGACCCGCCCTGTTCCGCGCGCCGGCACCGGCGCCGGCCTGGGACGGCGTACGTGACGCGGTCACGCTCGGCCCGACCGTGCCGAGGCCGCCCTACCCGCGACCGTTCAACGAGCTGCTGACGGACCCGAACATCGCGGGTGGCGAATGTCTCAACGTGAACGTCTGGACGCCCGATCCGGGCGCCCGCGGTCTGCCGGTCATGGTCTGGATCCACGGCGGTGCGTTCGTCTACGGGTCGAACGCGGTCCCCACCTGCGACGGACGGGCGTTCGCCAGGGACGGGGTCGTCCTGGTCAGCGTCAACTACCGGCTGGGCGCCCCCGGGTTCGCGCTGCTGCCCGGCGCCCCGGCCAACCTCGGCGTCCGTGACCAGCTGGCCGCGCTGGCGTGGGTGCAGGACAACATCGCCGCGTTCGGCGGCGACCCGGGCAATGTGACGATCTTCGGCGAGTCGGCCGGCGCGATGAGTGTGACCACATTGGTGGCGGTCGCCGCAGGCGGCGGCCTGTTCGGCAAGGCGATCGCGCAGAGCGGCGCCGGCCACATCGCCGTCACCAGGGACGACGCGGCACGCGTCACCGCGGAGCTGGCGGCGCGGCTCGGCGTCGAACCGACCGCGGAGGCGTTCGCCGCGGTGGACGTGGACCGGCTGATCGAGGCACAGCGGTCGATCTCCGAGGACACGACCACGAACCCGGACCCCGCCGTGTGGGGTCAGTCCGTCGTGGACTCCGGTATGGCCTTCCCGCCCGTTCTGGACGGCGAGCTGCTCACCGCCCGGCCGATCGACATGATCAGCGCGGGTACCGGCCACGACATCCCCATGCTGGTCGGCACCACCACCGACGAGTACCGGCTGTTCATCGCGTCGACGGACTACCTCGACGCGATCACACCGGAGCTGGCCCGCGGCGTGCTGGCCCTCCACGGCTACGATGCCGCGATCGCGGACACCTACAGGGGCAACCGCCCGGACGCGTCGGCCGGTGACGTCCTCGCCGCCATGACCACCGACTGGTTCTTCCGCGTCCCGGCGATCCGGCTGGCCGAGGCACGCGCGGACGCGCCGAGCCCCACCTACGCCTACGAGTTCGCCTGGCCGACGCCGGTGGGCCGGCTGGGCGCCTGCCACGCGCTGGAGATCGCTTTCGTCTTCGACACGCTTGAAACGCCGGGCACGGACCTGCTGACCGGCCCGAATGCCCCGCAGACGCTCGCGGACGACATGCACGCCCGCTGGGTGGCCTTCGCCGAGAACGGCGACCCGGGCTGGCCGGCTTACGCCCCGGAGACCCGCGCCGTGATGACGTTCGACGGCGACGACGCCCGCGTGGTGC